Proteins encoded together in one Litorilinea aerophila window:
- the asnB gene encoding asparagine synthase (glutamine-hydrolyzing): MCGIVGTLNLTQQHPIDPARLRRMLGAIRHRGPDQFGIYTFQDQRHGVGLGSARLSIIDLGGGQQPIGNEDGTLWIVFNGEIFNYVELRPLLERQGHRFATDTDTEVILHLYETYGPECVHHLNGQFAFAIWDERARRLFMARDRLGIRPVYYTRQAGALFFASEIKALLADPRVQAELDPVTLGQIFTCWSPLSPRTAFQGIQTLPPGHHLTVDAEGHLTLARYWQPSFPDAGSETPLTPQEAAHQLRELLVDATRIRLRADVPVGAYLSGGLDSSAITALIQHYTPRRLETFSIGFTDQAYDETPFQQAMARHLGTVHHHITCSHEEIGQVFPDVIWHVETPILRTSPAPLFLLSRLVHDHDFKVVLTGEGADEFLAGYNIFKEAKIRRFWAREPDSPWRPLLLQRIYPYIESLRQNRGAYLTQFFGRHLTEVQRPDYSHLIRWENTRRSHRFFAPALQHPAGANGQAPLDGVTLPPGFDRWSPLAQAQYLEITIFLGEYLLSSQGDRVAMAHSVEGRFPFLDYRVVEFCNSLPPRLKLRGLNEKYLLKRAVQDLLPAEIWQRAKRPYRAPIHRSFFPEGRPLEWVAELLSPARLAEAGCFNPDAVTHLTRKLARLGHLGETDDMALAGILSTQLVHHQFIAHFRPPAPLADQDDVKVVARGAWAVTSLKHTA, from the coding sequence ATGTGTGGCATCGTGGGGACCCTCAACCTGACCCAACAGCACCCCATCGACCCGGCTCGCCTGCGCCGGATGCTGGGGGCCATCCGCCACCGGGGGCCGGACCAGTTCGGCATCTACACCTTCCAGGACCAGCGCCACGGGGTGGGGCTGGGCAGCGCGCGCCTGAGCATCATCGACCTGGGCGGCGGCCAGCAGCCCATCGGCAACGAGGACGGCACCCTCTGGATCGTCTTCAACGGCGAGATCTTCAACTATGTGGAGCTCCGGCCCTTGCTGGAGCGCCAGGGCCACCGCTTTGCCACCGACACCGACACCGAGGTGATCCTCCATCTCTACGAAACCTACGGGCCGGAGTGCGTCCACCACCTCAACGGCCAGTTTGCCTTTGCCATCTGGGATGAACGGGCCCGGCGTCTCTTCATGGCCCGGGATCGGCTGGGGATCCGCCCCGTGTACTACACCCGGCAGGCCGGGGCACTTTTCTTCGCCTCCGAGATCAAAGCCCTGCTGGCCGACCCCCGGGTCCAGGCCGAGCTGGACCCGGTCACCCTGGGCCAGATCTTCACCTGCTGGAGCCCCCTCTCGCCCCGCACGGCCTTCCAGGGCATCCAGACCCTGCCGCCGGGCCACCACCTGACGGTGGACGCCGAAGGGCACCTGACGCTGGCCCGCTACTGGCAGCCCTCTTTTCCCGATGCGGGCAGCGAGACCCCGCTGACGCCCCAGGAGGCCGCCCACCAGTTGCGGGAGCTCCTGGTGGATGCCACCCGCATTCGCCTGCGCGCGGACGTGCCGGTGGGCGCCTACCTGAGCGGCGGCCTGGACTCGTCGGCCATCACGGCCCTGATCCAGCACTACACGCCCCGCCGCCTGGAGACTTTCTCCATCGGCTTCACCGATCAGGCTTACGACGAGACCCCCTTCCAGCAGGCCATGGCCCGCCACCTGGGCACAGTCCACCACCACATCACCTGCTCCCATGAAGAGATCGGCCAGGTCTTCCCCGATGTCATCTGGCACGTGGAGACGCCCATCCTGCGCACGTCGCCCGCACCCCTCTTCCTCCTCTCCCGGCTGGTGCACGACCACGACTTCAAGGTGGTGCTCACCGGCGAGGGGGCGGATGAATTTCTGGCCGGTTACAACATCTTCAAGGAGGCCAAGATCCGGCGCTTTTGGGCCCGGGAGCCGGATTCGCCCTGGCGACCGCTGTTGCTGCAGCGGATCTACCCCTACATCGAAAGCCTGCGCCAGAATCGGGGCGCCTACCTGACCCAGTTCTTCGGGCGACACCTGACCGAGGTGCAACGCCCCGACTACTCCCATCTGATCCGCTGGGAGAACACCCGGCGCAGCCATCGCTTCTTCGCCCCGGCCCTCCAGCACCCTGCCGGCGCCAACGGCCAGGCACCCCTGGATGGCGTGACCCTGCCCCCGGGGTTTGACCGTTGGAGCCCGCTGGCCCAGGCCCAGTACCTGGAAATCACCATTTTCCTGGGTGAGTACCTGCTCTCTTCCCAGGGGGACCGGGTGGCCATGGCCCATTCGGTGGAGGGGCGCTTCCCCTTCCTGGACTATCGGGTGGTGGAATTCTGCAATAGCCTGCCCCCGCGCCTGAAGCTACGGGGGCTCAACGAGAAGTACCTGCTCAAGCGGGCCGTGCAGGACCTGCTGCCGGCGGAGATCTGGCAGCGGGCCAAGCGACCCTATCGGGCGCCCATCCACCGCAGCTTCTTCCCGGAGGGCAGGCCCCTGGAGTGGGTGGCCGAGCTGCTCTCGCCGGCCCGCCTGGCAGAGGCCGGCTGCTTCAACCCGGACGCGGTGACCCACCTGACCCGGAAGCTGGCCCGCCTGGGGCACCTGGGCGAGACCGACGACATGGCCCTGGCCGGCATCCTCTCCACCCAACTGGTGCACCACCAGTTCATCGCCCACTTCCGCCCGCCGGCACCCCTGGCCGACCAGGACGATGTCAAGGTGGTGGCCCGGGGCGCATGGGCCGTCACTTCGTTGAAACATACGGCTTAA
- the nadE gene encoding NAD(+) synthase, producing the protein MSLDRTSSNQTATHPGRPAVAFHRDILKLDPAREVERITEHLRRDIFQVLRRRGGVLGVSGGVDSAVVLALAVRALGPERVVALLLPEMESSPDSARLAHQVCRQFGVKPVVEDVTGALIGFGCYRRRDEAVQAIFPDYDSTYKLKIGLPAGLLEKDTLNVFHATIVAPDGTEQTKRLRPAEFRQIVAASNFKQRARAALLYYHAELRDYAVIGTPQKNEHGQGFFVKYGDGAMDVKPIGHLYKTQVYQLAEYLEIPAEIRERPPTSDTYSAGSTQEEFFFRLPFELMDLLWYALEHQVPVATVAREMELTEEQVQRVFDDLTRKQRTTEYLRTPPLGVENG; encoded by the coding sequence ATGTCACTTGACCGAACGTCATCGAATCAGACCGCGACCCACCCCGGCCGCCCGGCCGTCGCCTTTCACCGGGACATCCTGAAGCTGGACCCTGCCCGGGAGGTGGAACGGATCACGGAACACCTGCGCCGGGACATCTTCCAGGTGCTCCGGCGCCGGGGGGGCGTGCTGGGCGTCAGCGGCGGCGTGGACTCCGCGGTGGTGCTGGCCCTGGCCGTCCGGGCCCTGGGGCCAGAGCGGGTGGTGGCCCTGCTCCTGCCGGAGATGGAGTCCAGCCCGGACAGCGCACGGCTGGCCCATCAGGTTTGCCGCCAGTTTGGCGTCAAACCCGTCGTGGAGGATGTCACCGGCGCGCTCATCGGCTTCGGCTGCTATCGCCGGCGGGATGAGGCGGTGCAGGCCATCTTCCCCGACTACGACAGCACCTACAAGCTCAAGATCGGCCTGCCGGCCGGCCTGCTGGAAAAGGACACCCTCAACGTCTTCCACGCCACCATCGTGGCGCCCGACGGCACCGAACAGACCAAACGGCTGCGCCCGGCCGAGTTCCGCCAGATCGTGGCCGCGTCCAACTTCAAGCAGCGGGCCCGGGCGGCCCTGCTCTACTACCACGCGGAACTGCGGGACTACGCGGTCATCGGGACGCCCCAAAAGAACGAGCACGGCCAGGGCTTCTTCGTGAAGTATGGCGACGGCGCCATGGATGTGAAGCCCATCGGCCACCTCTATAAGACCCAGGTTTACCAGCTGGCCGAGTACCTGGAGATCCCGGCCGAAATCCGGGAACGGCCGCCCACGTCGGACACCTACAGCGCCGGCAGCACCCAGGAGGAGTTCTTCTTCCGGCTTCCCTTCGAGCTGATGGACCTGCTCTGGTATGCCCTGGAGCATCAGGTGCCGGTGGCCACCGTGGCCCGGGAGATGGAGCTGACCGAGGAGCAGGTGCAGCGGGTCTTCGACGACCTGACCCGCAAGCAGCGTACCACCGAGTATCTGCGCACGCCGCCCCTGGGTGTGGAAAACGGGTAG
- a CDS encoding LamG-like jellyroll fold domain-containing protein has translation MSPLTPFTWLSPSGRHAITSRRSLLTLILCGLALLLLWTVDKGPQAVVAQDGAGYALALDGVDDYVVLGRVGSLVGANWTQAKSISVWLRPTAANGPATLPEVGELIVGNDFPRSFGINRANYGGGDYIWVWNYDSDGVDRIAIPFTPGEWLQVTLVHADGMLTAYKNGTLVGSVPSGATFMPNATADGTLYLGGSGRRGSATYFAGELDEVRLWQVALDAATVAAWTNQPVTSLHPQWSALAAYYQMSNGSGTVLSDDSGHGWAGTLQGGMGDPNWVSSGAMGSTPAPTATPPAATATSTPTQVATATSTATPAATATPTATATPTATATPTATETPTETPTATPEPTATATPTEPPTPAPNTDPVAADDAASTSVDVPVTVDVLANDSDGDGDALTIVAVGQGANGAVTNHGVNLSYAPVSAFTGTDVFTYTVGDGRGGFATAQVTVTVNEQADAGFALEFDGSNDYVVLAETSAIMAPGWQDTKSVSLWVRPMGPGPECRIGTPAWCDAVFGDRARWWGISIGVMNGYDRLWIWNYDGSSGSMLDVIGVPYTPDEWVHIGLVHSDGVLRAYKNGVEVGSIASGTTQQPNTGAQPVLHLGGIINNASRNWTFHGQVDELRLWNTARTAAEIAQEMNAPLAGTEPGLAAYYRMSDGAGTLLTDDSGHGWTGTLNDGNQFVPADGPIQWVPSTVWAGSVQGAGLSAQADRGGVILLGIGQRPADGRLIEPTEIRQDHHQIFLPVVRAR, from the coding sequence TTGTCTCCATTGACGCCGTTTACATGGCTGTCCCCATCAGGTCGGCACGCCATCACCTCCCGACGTTCTCTCCTCACGTTGATCCTCTGCGGTCTGGCGCTGTTGTTGCTCTGGACCGTGGACAAGGGGCCCCAGGCTGTGGTGGCCCAGGACGGCGCCGGCTACGCGCTGGCCCTGGACGGCGTGGATGATTACGTGGTGTTGGGCCGGGTGGGAAGCCTGGTCGGCGCCAACTGGACCCAGGCCAAGAGCATCAGCGTCTGGCTGCGGCCCACAGCCGCCAATGGCCCGGCGACCCTGCCCGAAGTGGGCGAGCTCATTGTGGGCAACGACTTCCCCCGCTCCTTTGGCATCAACCGGGCCAACTACGGCGGCGGCGACTACATCTGGGTCTGGAACTATGACAGCGACGGCGTGGACCGCATCGCCATCCCCTTCACGCCGGGCGAGTGGCTGCAGGTCACCCTGGTCCATGCCGATGGCATGCTCACTGCCTACAAAAACGGCACCCTGGTGGGCAGTGTCCCCAGCGGCGCCACGTTCATGCCCAACGCCACCGCGGACGGCACCCTCTACCTGGGGGGCTCCGGCCGCCGCGGCAGTGCCACCTACTTCGCCGGCGAGCTGGACGAAGTACGCCTCTGGCAGGTGGCGCTGGACGCCGCCACCGTGGCCGCGTGGACCAACCAGCCGGTGACCAGCCTCCATCCCCAGTGGTCAGCCCTGGCCGCCTACTACCAGATGAGCAACGGCAGCGGCACTGTGCTGAGCGACGACAGCGGCCACGGCTGGGCCGGCACCCTTCAGGGCGGCATGGGCGATCCCAACTGGGTCAGCTCGGGCGCCATGGGCAGCACGCCCGCGCCAACGGCGACGCCCCCCGCCGCCACGGCGACCTCGACGCCCACCCAGGTAGCCACGGCAACATCCACCGCCACCCCGGCGGCGACGGCTACCCCGACGGCGACTGCGACGCCAACGGCAACGGCCACTCCAACGGCCACCGAGACACCAACCGAGACACCGACCGCGACGCCCGAGCCGACGGCCACTGCCACGCCCACCGAACCGCCCACGCCTGCACCCAACACCGACCCCGTGGCCGCGGACGACGCCGCGAGCACCTCGGTGGATGTGCCGGTGACCGTGGACGTGCTGGCCAACGACAGTGACGGGGACGGCGATGCCCTCACCATCGTCGCCGTGGGCCAGGGGGCCAACGGCGCGGTGACCAACCACGGCGTGAACCTCTCCTATGCCCCGGTATCCGCCTTTACCGGCACCGACGTCTTTACCTACACCGTGGGCGACGGCCGGGGTGGCTTTGCCACGGCCCAGGTCACGGTTACCGTGAATGAACAGGCCGACGCCGGTTTCGCCCTGGAGTTCGACGGCAGCAACGACTACGTGGTGTTGGCCGAGACCTCCGCCATCATGGCGCCCGGCTGGCAGGACACCAAGTCCGTCAGCCTTTGGGTGCGGCCCATGGGCCCCGGGCCCGAGTGTCGCATCGGCACGCCTGCCTGGTGTGACGCGGTCTTCGGCGACCGGGCCCGCTGGTGGGGTATCTCCATCGGCGTGATGAACGGCTACGACCGTCTCTGGATCTGGAACTATGACGGCAGTTCGGGCTCCATGCTGGACGTCATCGGCGTGCCCTACACGCCCGACGAGTGGGTCCACATCGGGCTGGTACACAGCGATGGTGTCTTACGGGCCTACAAAAACGGGGTGGAGGTGGGCAGCATTGCCAGCGGCACCACCCAGCAGCCCAACACCGGCGCCCAGCCCGTCCTTCACCTGGGCGGCATCATCAACAACGCCAGCCGCAACTGGACCTTCCACGGCCAGGTGGATGAGCTGCGCCTCTGGAACACGGCCCGGACCGCGGCCGAGATCGCCCAGGAGATGAATGCACCCCTGGCGGGCACAGAGCCCGGCCTGGCCGCCTACTATCGCATGTCCGACGGCGCGGGCACCCTGTTGACCGACGACAGCGGCCATGGCTGGACCGGCACCCTGAACGATGGCAATCAATTTGTGCCCGCGGACGGCCCCATCCAGTGGGTGCCCTCCACCGTGTGGGCCGGAAGCGTGCAGGGGGCTGGGCTCTCCGCCCAGGCAGACCGGGGCGGCGTCATCCTGCTGGGCATCGGCCAGCGGCCGGCAGATGGCCGGCTGATCGAGCCCACCGAGATCCGCCAGGATCACCATCAGATCTTTCTGCCCGTGGTTCGGGCCAGATAG
- a CDS encoding acyltransferase family protein — translation MNRQLAALSGVAMVLVVLHHAIDLQLSWLQQTGQGLAGWQFGALVLLHRLGKFAVPTFLFVSGAFVAYAARGNPPHLSWHSVGMTLRRLLWPYLIWSLLFYAWIFWRRGDAYSVLGYVKNLLVGYPYHFIPLLLFYYGISPLIARVARRHGYLLLAAIGLYQLFLINLEFPGSLGFTFPASGALRLLVPPILGETVALWGIYFPLGLVYSLKARELTPRVARLRAPLVAATVLFFLLDVLHTAGVIHAPLAVHLYPFTFLWLVPFIQRNAIPRVRQFEAVGKRSYGLYLTHLLVIDAAYFLVNHFAPGLFAHPLPLALVVFVLALAIPLLGMAGMTASPARGAYRFAFG, via the coding sequence ATGAATCGTCAACTGGCCGCCTTGAGCGGTGTGGCGATGGTCCTGGTGGTGCTGCATCATGCCATCGACCTGCAGCTCAGCTGGCTGCAGCAGACGGGGCAGGGGCTGGCGGGCTGGCAGTTTGGGGCCCTGGTGCTCCTGCACCGTCTGGGCAAGTTCGCCGTGCCCACCTTTCTCTTCGTCTCCGGCGCCTTTGTCGCCTACGCCGCCCGGGGGAATCCGCCCCATCTTTCCTGGCACAGCGTGGGCATGACCTTGCGCCGCCTGCTCTGGCCCTACCTCATCTGGTCGTTGCTCTTCTACGCCTGGATCTTCTGGCGTCGGGGCGATGCCTACTCGGTCCTGGGCTACGTGAAGAACCTGCTGGTGGGCTATCCCTACCATTTCATTCCGCTGCTGCTCTTTTACTACGGCATCTCTCCCCTGATTGCCCGGGTGGCCCGGCGCCATGGCTATCTGCTGTTGGCAGCCATCGGCCTCTACCAGCTCTTCCTGATCAACCTGGAGTTTCCCGGCAGCCTGGGCTTCACCTTCCCGGCGTCGGGCGCTCTGCGACTGCTGGTGCCGCCCATCCTGGGGGAGACGGTGGCCCTGTGGGGGATCTACTTTCCCCTGGGGCTGGTCTACAGCCTGAAGGCCCGGGAGCTCACCCCCCGGGTGGCCCGGCTGCGCGCACCCCTGGTGGCGGCCACAGTGCTGTTCTTTCTGTTGGATGTCCTCCACACCGCGGGGGTGATCCACGCACCCCTGGCGGTTCATCTCTATCCGTTTACCTTCCTGTGGCTGGTGCCGTTCATCCAGCGCAACGCCATCCCCCGGGTTCGACAGTTCGAGGCCGTGGGCAAGCGTTCCTACGGGCTCTACCTGACCCATCTCCTGGTGATCGACGCCGCCTACTTTCTCGTCAACCACTTTGCGCCCGGCCTTTTTGCCCACCCCCTTCCTCTGGCGCTGGTTGTCTTTGTCCTGGCCCTGGCGATCCCCCTGCTGGGCATGGCAGGGATGACGGCGTCGCCGGCCCGGGGGGCCTATCGCTTTGCATTCGGCTGA
- a CDS encoding sulfotransferase yields MSYPMLRNLATEVGLIGSHRDYTRFIILGRSRSGSNFLRGLLNAHPQIVAFGEIFQTPDEIAWGLTGYGQSRYLRTLHREDPVRFLESQVYRRFPRSVAAVGFKIFYYHAQHDGWRPVWRYLAEQKDLRVIHIRRENILRTHLSRKRAMLTDTWVNVTGEPMTQPPVTLDYRECLEDFVTTRAWELRYDELFADHPKITVRYEDLDTDYAGEMARVQEFLGVSPQPVRPETYKQSTQPLSQAIANYAELRARFQGTEWESFFEE; encoded by the coding sequence ATGTCCTACCCAATGTTGCGCAATCTGGCTACGGAGGTCGGCTTGATCGGCAGCCACCGGGATTACACCCGCTTCATCATCCTGGGCCGCTCCCGCAGTGGCTCCAACTTCCTGCGCGGCCTGCTGAATGCCCACCCCCAGATCGTGGCCTTCGGCGAAATCTTCCAGACCCCGGATGAGATCGCCTGGGGACTCACCGGCTATGGCCAGAGCCGCTACCTGCGCACCTTGCACCGGGAAGATCCGGTGCGCTTTCTGGAAAGCCAGGTGTACCGTCGTTTTCCCCGGTCGGTGGCGGCGGTGGGCTTCAAGATCTTCTACTACCACGCCCAGCACGACGGCTGGCGTCCAGTCTGGCGCTATCTGGCGGAGCAGAAGGATCTGAGAGTGATTCACATTCGCCGGGAGAACATCCTGCGCACCCACCTCTCCCGCAAGCGGGCCATGCTCACCGATACCTGGGTCAACGTCACCGGCGAGCCCATGACCCAACCGCCGGTGACCCTGGACTATCGGGAGTGCCTGGAGGATTTCGTCACCACCCGGGCCTGGGAGCTCCGCTACGACGAGCTCTTTGCCGATCATCCCAAGATCACGGTCCGCTACGAGGATCTGGATACCGACTATGCCGGTGAGATGGCCCGGGTGCAGGAATTCCTGGGCGTCTCCCCGCAGCCGGTGCGCCCGGAAACCTACAAGCAGTCCACCCAGCCCCTCTCCCAGGCCATCGCCAACTATGCAGAGCTGCGGGCCCGGTTCCAGGGTACCGAGTGGGAGAGCTTCTTTGAGGAGTGA
- a CDS encoding DUF7507 domain-containing protein — MKASLRTIFLGVSIFALAAVLFVWQSLPVTAVTVGNDEINFITVRYDYPSTGQSTWYYQVISGRRPAISHVTFQMNLDCLDVVDAGTWDGTNLDALNSGAGQPEVGTDPTTGVTGLKFDQGFADNEVRYYYFTVDGNYAQSSITVASKGGPGYDTALITGPSLSCQPQETPSPTPTNTPTPVPPTPTPIPTNTPTPVPPTPTPTNTPTPVPPTPTPTPTNTPTTCVTAAVDLELLVNGEDADSAPGPTVPVGSTVTWTYVVTNNGGTPLTNIAVFDQMVGATPVCTQASLGVGLSFSCERTTTAQAGQFVTTAKVTAFCDGVEVTDRDKGYYTGQ; from the coding sequence ATGAAAGCATCGCTACGTACCATCTTCCTTGGCGTATCCATCTTTGCCCTGGCGGCCGTTCTGTTCGTCTGGCAGTCCCTGCCGGTGACCGCGGTCACGGTGGGCAACGATGAAATCAATTTCATCACCGTCCGCTACGACTACCCCAGCACCGGCCAGTCTACCTGGTATTACCAGGTGATCTCCGGCCGCCGCCCCGCCATCAGCCACGTCACCTTCCAGATGAACCTGGACTGCCTGGATGTGGTGGATGCCGGTACCTGGGACGGCACCAACCTGGACGCGTTGAATTCGGGCGCGGGGCAGCCGGAAGTGGGCACCGATCCCACCACCGGCGTGACCGGCCTCAAATTCGACCAGGGCTTCGCCGATAACGAAGTGCGCTACTACTACTTCACCGTGGACGGCAATTACGCCCAGAGCTCCATCACCGTAGCATCCAAGGGGGGGCCAGGCTACGACACCGCCCTGATCACCGGGCCGAGCCTGAGCTGCCAGCCCCAGGAAACTCCCAGTCCAACACCGACCAACACGCCGACGCCGGTGCCGCCGACACCCACACCTATACCGACCAACACACCGACGCCGGTGCCGCCGACGCCCACGCCCACCAATACGCCGACGCCAGTACCGCCGACACCCACACCTACACCAACCAACACACCGACTACCTGTGTCACCGCGGCAGTGGACCTGGAGCTTCTGGTCAACGGCGAGGACGCCGACAGCGCCCCTGGACCCACGGTCCCCGTGGGCAGTACGGTGACCTGGACCTACGTGGTCACCAATAACGGTGGCACCCCGCTGACCAACATTGCCGTCTTCGACCAGATGGTCGGCGCCACGCCGGTCTGCACCCAGGCTTCCTTGGGTGTTGGCCTCTCGTTCAGCTGTGAGCGAACCACCACGGCCCAGGCCGGCCAGTTCGTCACCACCGCCAAGGTGACCGCCTTCTGCGACGGTGTCGAGGTGACCGACCGGGACAAGGGATACTACACAGGTCAATAG
- a CDS encoding glycosyltransferase family 4 protein, with protein MKILFLTQVLPYPLDAGPKVRAYHVLRYLAQRHQVTLVSFVRPGDPPAALAHLRALCGSVHTVPMVRSPGRDLFHLARSLAGPTPFLIARDWVPAMAQTLDRVVQAEGPFDAVHADQLWMAPYALGIAEQAHPPGSIRRVLDQHNAVFLIPGRMAAGEGNPLKRVLMALEARKLARYEAEVCARFDRVVWVTEDDRRAVQGQAARFGLQQAVAAADGSVIPICVDPEAEPPIPRGPDPRRVTFLGGLHYPPNAQGVLWFAREVFPQVLAQVPNAILTVMGKQPPAALARLGLPPGSLELTGYVDDPRPYLADTAAFIVPLLAGGGMRVKILDAWSWGLPVVSTTVGAEGIQLRAGEQLVLADEPGDFARAVVRCLQEPDYARQLAQAGRDWVLAHYHWRLRYRAWEAIYPAPQAEPVRSRVREPAGSQPVVRT; from the coding sequence TTGAAGATCCTGTTTTTGACCCAGGTGTTGCCCTATCCACTGGACGCCGGGCCCAAGGTGCGGGCCTACCATGTGCTGCGCTACCTGGCCCAGCGCCATCAGGTCACCCTGGTCTCCTTTGTCCGGCCCGGGGATCCCCCCGCAGCCCTGGCCCATCTTCGGGCACTGTGTGGGTCGGTCCACACCGTGCCCATGGTGCGCAGCCCTGGACGGGACCTGTTCCATCTGGCCCGCAGCCTGGCTGGTCCAACCCCGTTCCTGATCGCCCGAGACTGGGTGCCGGCCATGGCCCAGACCCTGGACCGGGTGGTGCAGGCAGAGGGGCCCTTTGACGCCGTCCACGCCGATCAGCTGTGGATGGCGCCCTATGCCCTGGGGATCGCGGAGCAGGCCCATCCTCCTGGCTCTATCCGCCGCGTGTTAGACCAGCACAACGCGGTCTTCCTGATCCCGGGGCGCATGGCGGCCGGCGAAGGCAACCCCCTCAAGCGGGTCCTGATGGCCCTGGAGGCCCGCAAGCTGGCCCGCTACGAGGCGGAGGTCTGCGCCCGTTTTGACCGGGTGGTGTGGGTCACCGAGGATGACCGCCGCGCGGTACAGGGCCAGGCCGCCCGCTTTGGACTTCAGCAGGCGGTCGCCGCGGCCGATGGCAGCGTGATCCCCATCTGCGTGGACCCGGAAGCGGAGCCGCCCATCCCGCGGGGGCCTGACCCCAGGCGGGTGACCTTCCTGGGCGGGTTGCACTATCCGCCCAACGCCCAGGGGGTTCTCTGGTTTGCCCGGGAGGTCTTCCCTCAGGTCTTGGCCCAGGTGCCCAACGCAATCTTGACGGTGATGGGCAAGCAGCCACCGGCGGCCCTGGCCCGGCTGGGGCTACCCCCGGGCAGCCTGGAGCTGACCGGCTATGTGGACGACCCCCGGCCCTACCTGGCCGACACCGCAGCTTTCATCGTGCCCCTGTTGGCCGGCGGCGGCATGCGGGTCAAGATCCTGGATGCCTGGAGTTGGGGACTGCCTGTGGTCAGTACCACCGTCGGCGCGGAGGGCATCCAGCTGCGGGCAGGCGAGCAGCTTGTCCTCGCCGACGAGCCGGGCGATTTCGCCCGCGCCGTGGTTCGTTGCCTGCAGGAGCCGGACTACGCCCGTCAGCTGGCCCAGGCCGGCCGGGACTGGGTCCTGGCCCACTATCATTGGCGTCTACGGTACCGGGCCTGGGAGGCCATCTATCCCGCCCCCCAGGCCGAGCCGGTGCGTTCCCGGGTGAGGGAGCCTGCGGGGTCCCAACCTGTGGTACGCACCTGA
- a CDS encoding CHRD domain-containing protein, with translation MNHRFWRFAILIALVVAAFSVPATALAGKKVYKAALSTKNELHDVVDSNARGRGVFAIFADGQLHFQVQVRNLSGPVTGAHLHGPATAAQNAGVLVTLCGNPQPGVYATCETTDGVFSVDGVITSQLLAQLGLKPKDLMEYLDNGLVYINVHTAQNPAGEARGQLIPQ, from the coding sequence ATGAACCATCGATTTTGGCGTTTTGCGATTCTGATTGCGCTGGTGGTCGCCGCCTTCAGCGTGCCGGCCACTGCCCTGGCCGGGAAGAAGGTCTACAAGGCAGCCCTGAGCACCAAGAACGAGCTCCACGACGTGGTGGACTCCAACGCCAGGGGCCGGGGTGTCTTTGCCATCTTCGCCGACGGCCAACTGCACTTCCAGGTGCAGGTGCGCAATCTCTCGGGCCCGGTCACCGGCGCCCATCTCCACGGGCCGGCTACCGCTGCCCAGAACGCGGGCGTGCTGGTGACCCTCTGCGGCAACCCCCAGCCGGGCGTTTACGCCACCTGTGAGACCACCGACGGCGTCTTCTCGGTGGATGGGGTCATCACATCCCAGTTGCTGGCCCAGTTGGGGCTGAAGCCCAAGGATCTCATGGAGTACCTGGACAATGGTCTGGTCTACATCAACGTGCACACCGCCCAAAATCCGGCCGGTGAGGCGCGGGGCCAGCTCATTCCCCAGTAA